The Edaphobacter sp. 12200R-103 genome contains a region encoding:
- a CDS encoding thioredoxin domain-containing protein, translated as MRWLIIATALSLFCSFPLAAQMAVPPSGATPFKDTSAFRPPAGARLAIIEFEDLECPLCARSSPIVHAAMEHYGIPRVHHDFIIPSHTWSRVAAINARYLEDHVSPALAEDFRRDVFANQTRISSRDDLFAFTRTWFQAHGQKLPFVMDPAGRCANEVQADCMLATRLGVLHTPTIIVATQNRWIEVTDPSQLFAAIAIAESSIKHSPANGMRHIN; from the coding sequence ATGAGATGGCTCATCATTGCTACTGCTCTGTCGCTCTTCTGTTCGTTCCCACTTGCAGCTCAAATGGCAGTGCCACCCAGCGGAGCAACCCCTTTCAAAGACACTTCTGCGTTCAGACCGCCAGCCGGAGCCAGACTTGCGATCATTGAATTCGAAGATCTGGAGTGCCCGCTCTGTGCCCGCTCATCTCCTATTGTGCATGCCGCAATGGAGCACTACGGAATTCCGCGCGTTCACCACGACTTCATCATTCCGAGCCACACCTGGTCTCGCGTTGCTGCCATTAACGCCCGCTATCTTGAGGATCACGTCTCACCCGCACTCGCTGAAGATTTTCGCCGCGACGTCTTCGCCAACCAAACGCGCATCAGCAGCCGTGACGACCTCTTTGCCTTCACTCGTACATGGTTCCAGGCACATGGACAGAAGTTGCCTTTCGTCATGGATCCCGCCGGACGTTGCGCCAATGAGGTGCAGGCGGATTGCATGCTCGCTACCCGACTAGGGGTCCTTCACACCCCCACCATCATCGTGGCCACCCAAAACAGATGGATCGAAGTAACAGATCCCAGTCAGCTCTTCGCCGCCATCGCTATTGCAGAATCTTCGATCAAACACTCGCCAGCCAACGGTATGCGGCATATCAACTGA
- a CDS encoding DUF6526 family protein translates to MLSSSRIYTEGDSMAKQQTFSNHARVDPPMHLFVFPVLIANVGVAIWIAIHFRHDYPYLAHWSIVVSLALLIFALKCRINDLKLQDRIIRLEERLRITALIPTDQRQHIPELTTRQLIALRFASDEELAALVHKTLTQNLEPKAIKQAITQWRADNHRV, encoded by the coding sequence ATGCTATCCTCATCTCGCATCTACACCGAAGGGGACTCCATGGCCAAGCAGCAGACCTTCTCGAATCACGCCCGTGTCGATCCGCCCATGCACCTGTTTGTCTTCCCCGTCCTCATCGCCAACGTTGGAGTAGCCATCTGGATCGCCATTCACTTCCGTCATGACTACCCATATCTGGCCCACTGGTCGATCGTCGTCTCACTAGCGCTCCTCATCTTCGCGCTCAAATGCCGCATCAATGACCTGAAGCTGCAGGATCGCATCATCCGCCTGGAAGAGCGCCTCCGCATCACCGCGCTCATTCCTACTGACCAGCGTCAACACATCCCGGAACTCACTACCCGGCAGCTGATCGCACTACGCTTCGCCTCCGATGAAGAACTCGCCGCTTTGGTACATAAAACCCTTACCCAGAACCTGGAGCCAAAAGCCATCAAACAGGCCATCACCCAATGGCGCGCCGACAATCATCGTGTTTGA
- a CDS encoding deoxyribonuclease IV, giving the protein MATAKKRIGVHVGTAGGVWTAVDRAVAAGANTFQIFSSSPRMWKAAAVKPADAAKMQELRAKHDVNPVAIHASYLINLCSQTDSVRANSTTAFRGEVERALVLGAEFLVLHPGSWKGLTREQGLTYAAQSIEKAIDGIDFAGKNFKILIENTAGAEFSLGGKLEQVAELVDCLKACAPVAVCLDTCHVHVSGYDIVSTDGYIETMKLVESTVGFDAVKVWHCNDAKAAMGSKLDRHEHIGEGTIGAEAFRRLLHDERFSHCAFIAETPVDDPGDEARNVGVLRTLAAG; this is encoded by the coding sequence ATGGCAACGGCGAAGAAGAGAATCGGTGTGCATGTGGGAACCGCAGGCGGAGTCTGGACTGCGGTAGATCGGGCGGTGGCTGCGGGCGCGAATACGTTTCAGATCTTTTCCTCGAGTCCGCGGATGTGGAAGGCGGCGGCGGTCAAACCCGCGGATGCGGCAAAGATGCAGGAACTGCGGGCGAAGCACGATGTGAATCCGGTGGCGATCCATGCCAGCTATCTGATCAACCTCTGCAGCCAGACCGACAGTGTGCGGGCGAATTCAACGACGGCGTTTCGTGGTGAGGTGGAGCGAGCACTCGTGCTGGGAGCGGAGTTTCTGGTGCTGCATCCGGGAAGCTGGAAGGGACTGACGCGCGAGCAGGGCCTGACCTACGCGGCGCAGTCGATCGAAAAGGCGATCGACGGGATCGACTTTGCGGGAAAAAACTTCAAGATTCTGATTGAGAACACGGCAGGAGCGGAGTTTTCTCTTGGCGGGAAGCTGGAGCAGGTGGCCGAGTTGGTGGATTGCCTGAAGGCGTGCGCTCCCGTAGCCGTATGCCTGGATACATGCCACGTCCACGTTTCGGGCTACGACATCGTTTCGACAGATGGCTACATCGAGACGATGAAGCTGGTGGAATCAACCGTCGGTTTTGACGCCGTGAAGGTATGGCACTGTAACGATGCAAAGGCGGCCATGGGTTCCAAGCTGGACCGGCATGAGCACATTGGCGAAGGCACGATTGGCGCGGAGGCGTTTCGCCGGTTGCTGCACGATGAACGCTTCAGCCACTGCGCGTTTATCGCGGAGACCCCGGTGGATGATCCCGGCGATGAAGCGCGAAATGTTGGGGTGCTGAGAACGCTCGCGGCGGGATGA
- a CDS encoding CTP-dependent riboflavin kinase: MATLRGKVVSGMGNFSFWIEKLADHYERKTKMRLFPGTLNVELPEPYRLPEKVLRLEGEEYGGTVSVNIVPCRMMGLPAFLLRTDANEQGRGHHPRTIVEIATDVKLRDAFQLRDGDMVEVEVPDE, encoded by the coding sequence ATGGCAACTCTTCGAGGAAAAGTCGTCTCGGGAATGGGTAACTTTTCGTTCTGGATCGAAAAGCTGGCAGACCACTATGAGCGGAAGACGAAGATGAGGCTGTTCCCCGGAACATTGAACGTGGAGCTTCCGGAGCCTTATCGTTTACCCGAGAAGGTCCTCCGGTTAGAGGGTGAGGAGTATGGCGGAACCGTTTCGGTGAATATTGTCCCATGCCGGATGATGGGCCTTCCGGCGTTCCTTCTGCGTACGGACGCGAACGAGCAGGGACGAGGCCATCATCCAAGAACGATCGTCGAGATTGCGACAGATGTGAAGCTGAGGGATGCGTTTCAGCTTCGGGACGGCGACATGGTAGAAGTCGAAGTTCCCGACGAGTGA
- a CDS encoding SDR family oxidoreductase, which yields MTEELKGQVAVVTGAARGIGEAISKQLASMGATVILVARDKARLDQVRHEIEAAGGSAQTAPLDLLDEASIAQLGKTIQSRHGRCDILVNNAGIGLIGKPLVEMAPTDWDTLMGTNLRGPYLMIRALAPMMIAAQSGHIINISSLAGKNPLPSGAAYSASKWGLNGLTYSVAEELRPYNIRVSVVAPGSVNTGFSRSDKNAAKKVQPEDVARVVAMLVTQAPQSFVSEVLLRPTQKP from the coding sequence ATGACCGAAGAACTCAAAGGACAAGTCGCCGTCGTTACCGGGGCCGCACGCGGCATCGGCGAAGCCATCAGCAAACAGCTCGCCTCCATGGGAGCTACCGTCATCCTCGTCGCCCGCGACAAGGCGCGCCTCGACCAGGTCCGGCATGAGATCGAAGCCGCCGGAGGGTCCGCCCAGACGGCCCCGCTCGATCTCCTCGACGAAGCCTCCATCGCACAATTAGGCAAGACCATCCAGTCCCGGCACGGCCGCTGCGACATCCTGGTCAACAACGCCGGAATTGGCCTCATCGGCAAGCCACTTGTCGAGATGGCACCCACCGACTGGGATACCCTGATGGGCACGAATCTCCGCGGGCCCTACCTGATGATCCGCGCTCTTGCGCCCATGATGATCGCCGCGCAGTCCGGCCATATTATCAACATCTCTTCGCTCGCCGGCAAAAACCCTCTCCCCAGCGGCGCGGCTTACTCTGCCTCAAAGTGGGGACTCAACGGCCTCACCTACTCGGTCGCCGAAGAGCTGCGCCCGTATAACATTCGCGTCTCCGTAGTCGCTCCAGGCTCGGTCAACACCGGTTTTTCTCGCAGCGACAAAAACGCGGCAAAGAAGGTTCAGCCTGAAGATGTAGCTCGCGTCGTCGCCATGCTCGTCACCCAGGCGCCGCAATCCTTCGTCAGTGAAGTGTTGTTGCGCCCAACGCAGAAACCGTAG
- a CDS encoding FAD-binding protein: MDKREFLKTSGAFAATALLPGFSAAEQKKMTHRTNWSGNLTYHTDNLFEPATVAELQQVVKDNGSIRPLGTRHSFNALADSIHAQVSLGKFKDISIDEKAKTVTVGAGVRYGDVAPVIDAKGFALHNLASLPHISVPGAIATGTHGSGLHNRNLSSSVAAIEFVDANGDLQTLSRDKDGDKFNGAVVNLGLLGVMTKVTLDLEPTFQVAQTVYTDLPFAELEHHFDDIFGAGYSVSLFTDWQKGRGTELWLKRKVTAGEKLDTPQMFYNGKLATKNLHPIPELDAINCTPQMGVPGPWYERLPHFRMNFTPSSGEELQTEYFVPRADAYKAIRAVETLKDHITPHLLTTELRTIAADDLWLSMAYKQDSVAIHFTWKREWPEVQKILPLIQQKLAPFNPRPHWAKLSLYEGAHFSQVYPRLGDFKALVQQYDPKGKFRNQLVTAELYS; this comes from the coding sequence ATGGATAAGCGAGAATTTCTGAAGACCTCCGGCGCTTTTGCCGCAACTGCCCTTTTACCCGGTTTTTCCGCTGCTGAACAAAAGAAGATGACCCATCGAACCAACTGGTCCGGAAACCTGACCTACCACACCGACAATCTTTTCGAGCCCGCCACCGTTGCCGAACTGCAGCAGGTCGTCAAGGACAATGGCAGCATCCGTCCCCTCGGGACGCGCCACTCCTTCAACGCGCTCGCCGATAGCATCCATGCCCAAGTATCGCTGGGCAAGTTTAAAGACATCAGCATCGACGAAAAAGCCAAAACCGTAACGGTGGGCGCCGGTGTACGCTACGGCGATGTCGCCCCCGTCATCGATGCCAAGGGTTTTGCGCTCCACAACCTGGCCTCGCTTCCTCACATCTCCGTTCCCGGCGCTATTGCCACAGGAACACATGGCTCGGGCCTCCATAACAGGAATCTGTCCTCCTCCGTCGCCGCCATCGAGTTCGTCGACGCCAATGGAGATCTGCAGACTCTATCCCGCGATAAAGACGGCGACAAATTCAACGGAGCGGTCGTCAATCTCGGCCTGCTCGGCGTGATGACCAAGGTGACGCTCGACCTCGAACCTACCTTCCAGGTCGCCCAGACCGTCTACACCGACCTTCCCTTTGCCGAACTGGAGCACCACTTCGACGACATCTTCGGCGCAGGCTACAGCGTCAGCCTCTTTACCGACTGGCAGAAGGGCCGCGGCACCGAACTCTGGCTCAAACGCAAGGTCACTGCGGGTGAAAAGCTCGACACGCCCCAGATGTTCTACAACGGCAAACTCGCCACAAAAAACCTCCACCCCATCCCTGAACTGGACGCCATCAACTGCACCCCGCAGATGGGAGTGCCCGGCCCATGGTACGAGCGACTTCCCCACTTCCGCATGAACTTTACTCCCTCCAGCGGTGAAGAACTGCAAACTGAGTACTTCGTCCCCCGTGCGGACGCCTACAAGGCGATTCGAGCCGTCGAAACTCTGAAGGATCACATCACACCGCACCTGCTGACCACCGAGCTGCGCACCATCGCCGCCGACGATCTATGGCTCAGCATGGCCTACAAGCAGGATTCCGTCGCTATTCACTTCACCTGGAAGCGCGAGTGGCCGGAGGTCCAGAAGATCCTCCCACTCATCCAGCAGAAGCTGGCTCCCTTCAACCCGCGTCCCCACTGGGCCAAGCTCTCCCTCTACGAAGGTGCACATTTCAGCCAGGTCTACCCCAGACTCGGCGACTTCAAGGCACTCGTCCAGCAGTACGACCCCAAGGGCAAGTTCCGCAACCAACTCGTCACTGCCGAGCTTTATTCCTAA
- the leuS gene encoding leucine--tRNA ligase yields the protein MPEIETNETERQARYNPAEIEPKWQARWDADPKLYAAEGHDSGKPKFYCLEMLPYPSGQLHMGHVRNYSIGDALARFMWMRGHNVLHPMGWDAFGLPAENAALKNNTPPREWTLKNIAAMKTQMRRMGLSYDWSTEVATCLPDYYRWNQWFFLKMYEQGLAYRKKSKVNWCPDCQTVLANEQVVNGRCWRHEDTIVEQRDLTQWFLRITKYADELLDGLDKLDGWPEKVRTMQRNWIGRSEGALVDFAVDGDVKADCGKITVFTTRVDTIYGATSVQLAPEHAVAKAFSAEDANLAAKIEALLEEQKKARESDDFGAIEKHGVNTGRFAINPFNGERVPIWVGNYILADYGTGAIMSVPAHDERDFEFAAKYGLPVRRVIAAAEGEQPELPFTAEENAVLVNSREWDGLSCAEAQQKMAAFAKQNGFGEATVTYRLKDWGVSRQRYWGTPIPMVYCENGHAGVEPGGVVALPQSALPVLLPESIEITQEGGSPLGKVPEFLNTTCPVCKGPARRETDTMDTFVDSSWYFYRYTDAKDDAAPFASDKANYWFPIDQYIGGVEHAILHLIYSRFWTKVMRDLGMIANDEPAERLFTQGMVIKDGAKMSKSKGNVVSPDDMIARYGADATRMYALFAAPPDRDLEWQEEGVAGISRFLGRVYRLANKYTETTRLGRIPTLVSRTQTDQALLRKLHQTIAKITQDFSGRWHFNTSIAAIMSLVNEIIAAEAAIDAEQASPAAVAEIMRNLILLLAPFAPFFAAEMWEQIGEQGIVFRTPWPVADEELAREDEIEIPVQVNGKLVNVIKVSTDSDQEAIKAAALADDKVKARIEGKTVVKVIVVPGKLVNLVVK from the coding sequence ATGCCAGAGATTGAGACCAACGAGACAGAACGACAGGCGCGGTATAACCCGGCCGAGATAGAACCGAAGTGGCAGGCGCGGTGGGATGCCGACCCGAAGCTGTATGCGGCTGAAGGGCACGATTCGGGCAAGCCGAAGTTCTACTGCCTGGAGATGCTGCCGTATCCCAGTGGTCAGCTCCACATGGGACATGTCCGGAACTACTCGATTGGCGATGCTCTGGCGCGCTTCATGTGGATGCGCGGCCACAATGTGCTGCACCCCATGGGCTGGGACGCCTTCGGCCTGCCGGCGGAGAATGCGGCACTCAAGAACAACACGCCGCCGCGCGAATGGACCCTGAAAAACATTGCTGCGATGAAGACGCAGATGCGCCGCATGGGGTTGAGCTATGACTGGTCAACCGAAGTGGCGACCTGCCTGCCGGATTACTACCGTTGGAATCAGTGGTTCTTCTTGAAGATGTATGAGCAGGGACTGGCCTACCGGAAAAAAAGCAAGGTAAACTGGTGCCCCGACTGCCAGACGGTACTGGCAAACGAGCAGGTGGTCAACGGTCGCTGCTGGCGTCACGAAGACACGATTGTAGAGCAGCGCGACCTCACGCAGTGGTTCCTGCGGATTACAAAATATGCCGACGAACTGCTGGATGGCCTGGACAAGCTCGACGGCTGGCCCGAGAAGGTGCGCACAATGCAGCGCAACTGGATCGGTCGGAGCGAAGGTGCGCTAGTGGATTTTGCCGTCGACGGTGACGTGAAAGCGGACTGCGGCAAGATTACGGTATTTACGACCCGCGTGGATACGATCTACGGCGCGACGTCGGTCCAACTGGCTCCTGAGCATGCCGTGGCGAAGGCATTTTCCGCGGAAGATGCGAACTTGGCTGCGAAGATCGAAGCGCTGCTTGAAGAACAGAAGAAAGCCCGTGAGAGCGACGATTTTGGCGCGATCGAAAAGCATGGCGTAAACACTGGACGCTTCGCCATCAATCCCTTCAACGGCGAACGTGTCCCAATCTGGGTAGGCAACTACATCCTGGCCGACTACGGTACGGGCGCGATCATGAGCGTACCCGCGCACGATGAGCGAGACTTCGAATTTGCCGCAAAGTACGGCCTGCCGGTACGCCGTGTGATTGCAGCCGCGGAGGGTGAGCAGCCGGAACTGCCCTTTACCGCTGAAGAGAATGCCGTGCTCGTCAACTCGCGTGAATGGGATGGGCTGAGCTGCGCCGAGGCACAGCAGAAGATGGCCGCCTTCGCAAAGCAGAACGGTTTTGGCGAAGCGACCGTGACCTATCGGTTGAAGGACTGGGGCGTCAGCCGCCAGCGTTACTGGGGCACGCCCATCCCGATGGTGTATTGCGAGAACGGACACGCCGGAGTGGAGCCGGGCGGCGTAGTTGCTCTGCCGCAGAGCGCGTTGCCGGTGCTGCTGCCGGAGTCGATCGAGATTACCCAGGAGGGCGGATCTCCGCTGGGCAAGGTTCCGGAGTTCTTGAATACAACCTGTCCGGTCTGCAAGGGCCCTGCGAGGCGCGAGACCGACACGATGGACACCTTCGTGGACTCAAGCTGGTACTTCTATCGCTACACAGATGCGAAGGATGACGCCGCGCCCTTCGCCAGCGACAAGGCGAACTACTGGTTCCCGATCGATCAGTACATCGGTGGAGTGGAACACGCGATTCTGCACCTGATTTACTCGCGCTTCTGGACCAAGGTGATGCGCGACCTGGGCATGATCGCAAACGATGAGCCTGCGGAGCGATTGTTCACGCAGGGAATGGTCATCAAGGACGGCGCAAAGATGTCGAAATCAAAGGGCAATGTCGTTTCGCCCGACGACATGATCGCCCGCTATGGCGCCGATGCGACGCGCATGTATGCGCTGTTCGCCGCACCTCCCGATCGCGACCTGGAGTGGCAGGAGGAGGGCGTTGCTGGAATCAGCCGCTTCCTGGGACGCGTCTACCGGTTGGCGAACAAGTACACCGAAACGACGCGCCTGGGGCGTATCCCCACTCTGGTCAGTCGCACGCAGACCGATCAGGCGCTCTTGCGGAAGCTTCATCAAACGATCGCCAAGATTACGCAGGACTTCAGTGGGCGCTGGCACTTCAACACATCCATCGCGGCCATCATGTCGCTGGTCAACGAGATCATCGCGGCAGAGGCCGCAATCGACGCCGAACAGGCTTCGCCCGCAGCAGTGGCGGAGATTATGCGCAACCTGATTCTTCTACTGGCGCCCTTCGCCCCCTTCTTTGCGGCGGAGATGTGGGAGCAGATTGGCGAGCAGGGCATCGTCTTCCGTACGCCTTGGCCGGTTGCCGATGAGGAGCTCGCCCGCGAAGACGAGATCGAGATTCCAGTGCAGGTGAATGGAAAGCTGGTCAATGTGATCAAGGTATCCACGGACAGCGATCAGGAAGCAATCAAGGCGGCTGCACTGGCGGACGATAAGGTCAAGGCACGTATTGAAGGAAAGACAGTCGTGAAGGTGATCGTGGTTCCGGGCAAGCTCGTCAATCTCGTGGTGAAGTAA
- the guaA gene encoding glutamine-hydrolyzing GMP synthase, protein MDTSTIVILDFGSQYTQLIARRIREFNVFSVVLPCTASLDKVRALHPQGIILSGGPCSVYDADAPAADPAVLSLGVPVLGICYGLQFITHHLGGKVEPAPAREYGHAQVNVVAEATLFRGLPQTMDVWMSHGDEARALPQGFQLAAKTSNAVAGIADEARRIWAVQFHPEVAHTRHGMELLKNFCIEICGAKQDWTPGHFIQTTVEKIRAQVGDGHAICGLSGGVDSSVAAVLVARAIGDRLTCIFVNNGVLRKDEFAKVQRTMREGLGLNVVAVDAGERFLTRLAGVTDPEQKRKIIGNEFISVFDDEAAKILKAEKSAGQEVAWLVQGTLYPDVIESSSVHGPSHTIKSHHNVGGLPEDMKLKLIEPLRDLFKDEVRRIGRDLGMPDEILERQPFPGPGLAVRILGEVTADRVALLQEADEVVVSEIKAAGLYRKVWQSFAVLLPVKSVGVMGDQRTYAYTCAIRAVESEDGMTADWAPLPYEVLRTISSRIVSEVHGINRVVYDITSKPPGTIEWE, encoded by the coding sequence GTGGACACCTCAACCATCGTCATCCTGGATTTCGGGTCGCAGTATACCCAGCTGATTGCGCGCCGTATCCGCGAGTTCAATGTGTTTTCCGTTGTACTGCCTTGCACGGCCTCTCTGGATAAGGTCCGTGCCTTGCATCCGCAGGGAATCATCCTTTCGGGAGGTCCCTGCTCGGTGTACGATGCCGATGCGCCGGCTGCCGATCCCGCTGTGCTCTCGCTGGGTGTTCCTGTGCTGGGAATCTGCTACGGTCTTCAGTTCATCACCCATCACCTGGGAGGCAAGGTGGAACCGGCTCCGGCACGAGAGTACGGCCACGCGCAGGTGAACGTCGTCGCCGAGGCGACCCTGTTTCGTGGTCTGCCGCAGACGATGGATGTCTGGATGTCGCATGGCGATGAAGCTCGGGCGCTTCCACAGGGCTTTCAGCTGGCGGCGAAGACCTCCAACGCCGTCGCCGGAATTGCCGATGAGGCGCGTCGCATCTGGGCGGTGCAGTTTCATCCGGAAGTAGCTCACACCCGCCACGGCATGGAGCTGCTGAAGAACTTCTGTATCGAGATCTGTGGAGCGAAGCAGGACTGGACGCCAGGGCACTTTATCCAGACGACGGTGGAGAAGATTCGTGCACAGGTGGGCGATGGCCATGCCATCTGCGGTCTGAGCGGCGGTGTGGATTCCTCCGTAGCCGCTGTGCTGGTTGCGCGCGCTATAGGCGACAGGCTGACCTGCATCTTCGTGAACAACGGCGTTTTGCGCAAGGATGAGTTCGCCAAGGTACAGCGCACCATGCGCGAAGGACTTGGGCTGAACGTCGTTGCCGTTGACGCAGGAGAGCGGTTCCTGACTCGCCTTGCGGGGGTGACGGATCCGGAGCAGAAGCGCAAGATCATCGGCAACGAATTTATCTCCGTCTTCGACGACGAGGCTGCCAAAATCCTGAAGGCCGAGAAGAGCGCGGGGCAGGAGGTGGCCTGGCTGGTGCAGGGCACGCTCTATCCCGATGTCATCGAGTCATCGAGTGTGCACGGACCATCGCATACGATCAAGAGCCATCACAACGTAGGTGGCCTTCCCGAAGATATGAAGCTCAAACTGATTGAGCCGCTGCGCGATCTCTTCAAGGACGAAGTCCGCCGCATCGGCCGCGATCTCGGAATGCCGGACGAGATTCTGGAGCGACAGCCGTTTCCAGGCCCCGGGCTGGCGGTCCGCATCCTGGGCGAGGTGACTGCGGACCGCGTCGCTCTGCTGCAGGAGGCCGATGAGGTCGTCGTTAGTGAGATCAAGGCCGCCGGTCTCTATCGCAAGGTCTGGCAGAGCTTTGCGGTTCTGCTGCCCGTCAAGAGCGTTGGCGTGATGGGAGACCAGAGAACCTATGCGTACACCTGTGCCATTCGCGCGGTCGAGAGCGAAGACGGTATGACGGCCGACTGGGCGCCTCTGCCCTATGAGGTGCTCAGGACGATCTCCAGCAGAATTGTCAGCGAGGTTCACGGAATCAACCGTGTCGTCTACGACATTACGTCCAAGCCGCCGGGAACCATCGAGTGGGAGTAA
- a CDS encoding carbonic anhydrase, with the protein MQQLIDGYAKFRSNVFPLQSALFEKLATGQQPQALFICCSDSRVVPEVVMQCEPGTLFPSRSVGNLVPPPTETASGVAATIEYAIRVLRIPDVIVCGHSDCGAMKGILESENIESLPAVRSYLEYAGPSSRWLTRLLKDSNSFSFEQRLKLLTEANVIAQMHNLRNHPAVHDALNDNTVRIHGWLYEIGTGAIQQFDVEQGRFRPLLAEEQTAAAAAPDRERRIA; encoded by the coding sequence ATGCAGCAATTAATCGATGGTTATGCGAAGTTCCGTTCGAATGTCTTTCCCCTGCAATCTGCACTGTTTGAGAAGCTGGCCACAGGACAGCAGCCGCAGGCGCTCTTTATCTGCTGCTCGGACTCCCGAGTCGTTCCCGAAGTGGTCATGCAGTGCGAACCCGGAACGTTGTTCCCGTCCCGTAGTGTAGGGAACCTGGTTCCCCCGCCAACTGAAACCGCAAGCGGCGTCGCCGCCACGATTGAATACGCGATTCGCGTTCTTCGTATCCCGGATGTCATCGTCTGCGGTCACTCCGACTGCGGAGCAATGAAAGGCATCCTCGAGAGCGAAAATATCGAGTCACTTCCAGCCGTTCGCTCTTACCTCGAGTACGCGGGCCCGTCGTCCAGATGGCTTACGCGGCTCTTGAAAGACTCCAACTCCTTCTCTTTCGAGCAGCGACTCAAGCTGCTGACAGAGGCAAACGTTATTGCACAGATGCACAATCTGCGGAACCATCCCGCGGTCCATGACGCGCTCAACGACAATACTGTCCGCATCCATGGCTGGCTCTATGAGATCGGGACAGGCGCCATTCAGCAGTTCGATGTGGAGCAGGGTCGCTTCCGTCCGCTGCTGGCCGAGGAGCAGACCGCTGCTGCAGCTGCCCCTGATCGCGAACGCAGGATTGCATAA
- a CDS encoding SulP family inorganic anion transporter, translating to MSTTRHHIRSETNAENNAAFGRDFSASLVVFLVALPLCMGIALASGMPPAAGLVTGMIGGLVVGFLAGQPLQVSGPAAGLAVIVFELVREHGIAVLGPLLMIAGAVQLAAGLLKTGRYFRAISPEVIHGMLAGIGVLIVIQQFYVVLDRSPRHNGPENIMGMWDAIFGGLFPLNGSREEAAALVGVTTMAVMILWERFRPVRLKLVPGALLGIASATALAQFLHLGVNRIKVPDNLLQMISLPNLSSLHGMTLSSIVGTAFALAFIASAETLLSAAAVEQMQNRCKTNYDRELAAQGVGNLLCGFVGALPMTGVIVRSSTNVQAGAQSRRSAILHGVWMLASVVVFASVLRLIPTASLAAVLIFVGIRLVKPAEVRKLARFGRVPVLIYFASMLTIVCTDLLTGVIVGVSLSLLRLLYTVAHLETRIEDQNGETHVHLSGIGTFVSIPRITRALDQIKPDTPMVHVHCGELRYIDHACIEVIESWTERLEQNGQAVNIEMEKLHLRYRARVSETLS from the coding sequence ATGTCGACCACACGTCATCACATTCGGTCAGAAACGAATGCAGAGAATAATGCGGCTTTCGGGCGCGATTTTTCCGCATCGCTCGTCGTTTTTCTAGTCGCCCTGCCGCTTTGCATGGGAATCGCTCTGGCCTCGGGAATGCCCCCCGCCGCAGGCCTGGTAACGGGAATGATTGGGGGCCTGGTAGTAGGGTTCCTCGCCGGACAACCTTTGCAGGTCAGTGGCCCCGCCGCAGGCCTCGCGGTCATCGTATTTGAATTGGTGCGGGAGCATGGGATTGCCGTGTTGGGTCCGCTGCTGATGATTGCGGGAGCAGTGCAGCTGGCGGCAGGTTTGCTGAAAACGGGCCGCTACTTCCGAGCCATCTCTCCTGAGGTCATTCACGGCATGCTGGCAGGTATCGGCGTGCTGATCGTCATTCAGCAGTTTTACGTGGTTCTCGATCGTTCGCCCCGGCACAACGGGCCGGAGAACATCATGGGGATGTGGGACGCTATATTTGGCGGTCTCTTTCCCCTGAATGGAAGCAGGGAAGAGGCCGCAGCCCTTGTCGGTGTGACCACAATGGCGGTCATGATCCTTTGGGAGAGGTTCCGCCCCGTCAGGCTGAAGCTGGTTCCGGGAGCGCTGCTGGGGATTGCCTCGGCGACCGCGCTGGCCCAGTTTCTTCACCTCGGGGTCAACCGCATCAAGGTTCCCGACAATCTGCTCCAGATGATCTCGCTTCCCAATCTCAGTTCTCTTCATGGAATGACGCTCTCCTCGATTGTCGGCACGGCTTTCGCTCTCGCCTTCATCGCGAGTGCAGAGACCCTGCTGTCCGCCGCGGCGGTCGAACAGATGCAGAACCGCTGCAAGACCAACTATGACCGCGAATTGGCGGCCCAGGGAGTCGGCAATCTGCTCTGTGGTTTCGTCGGTGCGTTGCCGATGACCGGCGTTATCGTACGCAGCTCGACCAACGTGCAGGCGGGAGCGCAGTCGCGCCGCTCAGCGATTCTGCATGGTGTCTGGATGCTGGCCTCGGTCGTCGTGTTTGCATCCGTCCTGCGCCTCATCCCTACAGCCAGCCTGGCGGCTGTGCTGATCTTCGTCGGCATCAGGTTGGTAAAGCCTGCAGAGGTCAGAAAGCTGGCGCGCTTTGGACGAGTCCCCGTGCTGATCTACTTCGCTTCCATGCTGACGATCGTCTGCACGGACCTGTTGACCGGCGTGATCGTGGGCGTGTCCTTGTCGCTGCTTCGCCTGCTCTATACGGTTGCGCATCTTGAAACGCGGATCGAGGACCAGAACGGAGAGACGCATGTTCATCTCTCCGGCATTGGCACCTTCGTCTCCATCCCCAGGATCACTCGCGCTTTGGACCAGATCAAGCCGGACACCCCCATGGTGCATGTCCATTGCGGTGAGCTCCGCTACATCGATCATGCCTGTATCGAGGTGATCGAGAGTTGGACCGAGCGCCTGGAGCAGAACGGACAAGCCGTCAACATCGAGATGGAGAAGCTCCATCTACGATATCGAGCTCGCGTAAGCGAGACGCTGAGCTGA